In the bacterium genome, one interval contains:
- a CDS encoding aconitase/3-isopropylmalate dehydratase large subunit family protein, giving the protein MPAIIEKIIAAHSGDEVYPGATVWLELDVRAARDFGGASVVRSFDRHYTSMPVADASRTFFTFDCVVPAKDIPYANNQQLCREFAARQGIKVYDVDAGIGSHVLMEEGLARPGGTVVNTDSHMNVVGAVGCLGQGMGDADITFAFRTGRTWLEVPPSVKVVLKGKYKWPTTAKDVALAMLREFGSSGLLGKAVELYGPAADALSVEERVTVASMATEMGAIAIFIPPSEEVLAWCEGAAGAEVRGVYADEDASYEATYELDVDGLEPLVACPPSPANVKAASEVAGKEIGSAFFGSCTNGRVEDFRAVARVMSGRPVAGGVVAYAVPATRRVYGAMLAEGLAAELFGYGFVVSNAGCGGCAQGQIGMTGKGEVQVSTSNRNFPGKQGAGETYLCSPATAAASALMGSITDPREVA; this is encoded by the coding sequence GTGCCTGCTATTATAGAAAAAATCATCGCCGCTCACTCGGGCGACGAGGTTTACCCGGGCGCTACCGTCTGGCTCGAGCTTGACGTCCGCGCCGCGCGCGACTTCGGCGGCGCGAGCGTCGTTAGAAGCTTCGACCGACATTATACCTCTATGCCGGTGGCCGATGCCTCGCGGACGTTCTTTACCTTCGACTGCGTCGTCCCCGCCAAGGATATCCCCTACGCCAACAACCAACAACTCTGCCGCGAGTTCGCCGCGCGGCAGGGCATTAAGGTATACGACGTCGACGCCGGCATAGGCTCGCACGTCTTGATGGAGGAGGGGCTGGCGCGCCCGGGCGGGACGGTGGTCAATACCGACAGCCACATGAACGTCGTGGGCGCCGTCGGCTGCCTGGGCCAGGGGATGGGCGACGCCGACATAACGTTCGCCTTCCGCACCGGCCGTACCTGGCTCGAGGTCCCGCCTTCGGTAAAAGTCGTATTGAAAGGTAAATACAAGTGGCCTACGACGGCCAAGGACGTGGCGCTCGCGATGCTCCGCGAGTTCGGCTCGAGCGGCCTGTTGGGCAAGGCGGTGGAGTTGTACGGGCCCGCCGCGGACGCCCTCTCCGTCGAGGAGCGGGTCACCGTCGCGTCGATGGCGACGGAGATGGGCGCCATAGCTATTTTCATCCCGCCGAGCGAGGAGGTGCTCGCGTGGTGCGAGGGGGCCGCGGGGGCGGAAGTGCGGGGCGTCTATGCCGACGAGGATGCCTCCTACGAGGCGACGTACGAGCTCGACGTCGACGGCCTCGAGCCGCTGGTGGCGTGCCCGCCGTCGCCGGCCAACGTCAAAGCCGCGAGCGAGGTCGCCGGGAAGGAAATAGGCTCGGCCTTCTTCGGCTCGTGCACCAACGGTCGGGTGGAGGACTTCCGCGCCGTCGCCCGGGTGATGTCGGGTCGGCCCGTCGCCGGCGGCGTGGTGGCGTACGCCGTCCCGGCGACGCGTCGCGTCTACGGCGCGATGCTGGCGGAGGGGCTGGCCGCGGAGCTCTTCGGCTACGGATTCGTCGTCTCCAACGCCGGCTGCGGCGGCTGCGCCCAGGGCCAAATCGGTATGACCGGCAAAGGAGAGGTCCAGGTCTCGACCTCCAATCGCAACTTCCCCGGCAAACAGGGCGCCGGCGAGACGTACCTCTGTTCGCCGGCTACGGCCGCGGCCTCGGCGCTGATGGGGAGCATTACCGACCCGCGGGAGGTGGCGTGA
- a CDS encoding 3-isopropylmalate dehydratase, whose protein sequence is MAGPLVIEGRVWPVVDASGAYLNDVDTDQIYHNAYLAETEVGEMGRYAFGNLAGWEDFPAEAKRGDILAVGANFGAGSSRQHAVDCFRALGVAGIVGISFGAIYKRNAINAGWPLVECPDLVKLELAAGDVLRVNFQTGELENRTRGKLAAARPFSRVQMDIYLAGDLFAYGACLG, encoded by the coding sequence GTGGCGGGGCCGCTGGTAATAGAGGGCCGCGTGTGGCCCGTCGTCGACGCGTCGGGGGCTTATCTGAACGACGTCGATACGGACCAGATCTACCACAACGCCTACCTCGCCGAAACGGAAGTCGGCGAAATGGGCCGGTACGCTTTCGGCAACCTCGCGGGCTGGGAAGATTTCCCGGCGGAGGCGAAGCGCGGCGACATCTTGGCGGTGGGCGCGAACTTCGGCGCGGGCTCGAGCCGACAGCACGCCGTCGACTGCTTCCGCGCGCTGGGCGTCGCCGGCATCGTCGGCATCTCCTTCGGCGCCATCTACAAGCGGAACGCGATAAACGCCGGCTGGCCTTTGGTGGAATGCCCCGACTTGGTTAAATTGGAGCTCGCGGCGGGCGACGTTTTGAGGGTCAACTTTCAGACGGGCGAGTTGGAAAATCGGACGCGCGGTAAGCTCGCGGCGGCGAGGCCGTTCTCGCGCGTACAGATGGACATCTATCTGGCGGGCGACCTCTTCGCCTACGGCGCTTGCTTGGGTTAA
- a CDS encoding adenylate/guanylate cyclase domain-containing protein, which yields MAEEGNNNEIRATVLFVDIINSTGISGVQDAVSYNKMLTEFQSLMFDVIVDHVLRYRYVPRESMSGRGVDIRVGEDYEWDIEGDEVRVFLYSGNTEYDVRSALQLGAKMKLAWLTSDFNYGAFEDKGLVFDVGIGVHTGKVIRETKDWRVRSRDAVPRIDGFTINIGKKVEQYSRSGQVYEFFVSGNVRSILEQSKNFAVKFSSDKQQKLKDSAITIAIFEVVSFLDHEIFVFLPEALKKRTLDRALELVQTAHLRRDLFWLYLLVMRFWLMDVTGKEESRDAADRIIRLGSAVMNFASQLSKPEQTYVRDYLSSVNNMIALAYTARGLESDQLFARKIFNMTLGKIDRQNIPARLHLARYLLEAGDFKAATKHCADILMLDPGNPTAKAIIGRAAGEAARHGAETPR from the coding sequence ATGGCAGAGGAAGGAAATAACAACGAAATCCGGGCCACGGTCCTATTCGTGGACATCATAAACTCGACCGGGATATCGGGCGTCCAGGACGCGGTCAGCTACAACAAGATGCTCACCGAATTCCAGTCGCTGATGTTCGACGTTATCGTAGACCACGTCCTACGCTACCGCTACGTACCGCGCGAAAGCATGTCCGGCCGCGGCGTAGACATACGAGTGGGCGAAGATTACGAATGGGACATCGAGGGCGACGAGGTGCGCGTATTCCTGTACTCGGGGAATACCGAGTACGACGTGCGCTCCGCGCTGCAACTGGGCGCGAAGATGAAACTGGCCTGGCTCACTTCGGACTTCAATTACGGAGCCTTCGAGGACAAGGGGCTCGTATTCGACGTCGGCATAGGGGTGCATACCGGGAAAGTAATCCGCGAAACCAAGGACTGGCGGGTGCGCAGCCGCGACGCCGTGCCCCGCATCGACGGTTTTACGATAAACATCGGGAAAAAGGTAGAGCAATATTCCCGCTCGGGCCAGGTCTACGAATTCTTCGTAAGCGGAAACGTCCGTTCGATACTCGAGCAAAGCAAAAATTTCGCCGTCAAGTTCTCCTCGGACAAACAACAGAAACTTAAAGATTCCGCGATTACCATCGCCATCTTCGAGGTGGTCTCATTTCTCGACCACGAGATATTCGTTTTCCTCCCGGAAGCGCTCAAGAAGCGCACCCTCGACCGCGCCTTGGAGTTGGTCCAAACCGCCCACCTGCGCCGCGACCTCTTCTGGTTGTATTTGCTCGTCATGAGGTTCTGGCTGATGGACGTTACGGGCAAGGAGGAATCGCGGGACGCGGCGGACCGCATCATCCGCCTGGGCTCCGCGGTGATGAACTTCGCCTCGCAGCTGAGTAAACCGGAACAGACGTACGTGCGGGATTACCTTTCCTCGGTCAACAATATGATCGCGCTCGCCTATACCGCCCGCGGCCTCGAGTCCGACCAGCTCTTCGCACGGAAGATCTTCAATATGACGCTGGGTAAAATCGACCGGCAAAACATACCGGCGCGCCTCCACCTCGCCCGTTACCTGCTGGAAGCGGGCGACTTTAAGGCGGCCACGAAACACTGCGCGGACATACTAATGCTCGACCCCGGCAACCCGACGGCGAAAGCGATCATAGGCAGGGCCGCGGGCGAAGCGGCGCGCCACGGCGCCGAAACGCCGCGGTAA
- the gatD gene encoding Glu-tRNA(Gln) amidotransferase subunit GatD: MAKKETEQDLYKGYRGAALKCLKKYGVKVWSDVVIDSGRGRFEGRVLPRAESGDDQHIVIKIASGYNVGVAAASITGIEETGRTVAHYKIPEKEFPFKKGQPFVKLLGTGGTIASRLDYRTGAVIPAFTPGELYGAVPELADICNLRTEKLFGVFSENMGAEEYVVLAEAIAREIKKGADGIVVGHGTDTMHHTAAVLSFMVQNPPVPIVLVGSQRSSDRPSSDAALNLIHAVKAAAESDIAEIMVCMFGPTSDIYGLLHRGTRVRKMHSSYRSTFRTIADVPLATVDRECITPLRDDYARRRPGDRKCVLNTAFEERVALIYYYPNMHPDIFDALVDLGYRGIVIAGTGLGHVNKPCYPALKHAREAGVAVYMTVQTLWGYVHMDVYETGRDMQTLGVIPAENMLPEVAYVKLCWALGQTDDLDEVKRIMLTPVAGEITAREPTNGYLILQGGLPEVEEFISGHWK, encoded by the coding sequence ATGGCGAAAAAGGAAACGGAGCAAGACCTTTACAAAGGCTACCGCGGCGCCGCGCTCAAATGCCTTAAGAAATACGGCGTCAAGGTTTGGAGCGACGTCGTCATCGACTCGGGCCGGGGCCGCTTCGAGGGAAGGGTACTACCCCGCGCCGAGTCCGGTGACGACCAGCACATCGTCATCAAGATCGCCTCCGGGTACAACGTCGGCGTCGCCGCCGCTTCTATAACCGGCATAGAAGAAACCGGCCGCACCGTCGCCCATTACAAGATTCCCGAGAAGGAGTTCCCGTTTAAAAAAGGCCAGCCGTTCGTGAAGCTTCTGGGTACCGGCGGCACCATCGCCTCCCGCCTGGACTACCGCACCGGCGCCGTCATCCCGGCCTTCACGCCCGGCGAGCTCTACGGCGCGGTCCCGGAATTGGCCGACATCTGTAACCTCCGGACCGAAAAGCTCTTCGGCGTCTTCTCCGAAAACATGGGCGCCGAGGAATACGTCGTCCTGGCCGAGGCCATCGCCCGCGAGATCAAGAAGGGCGCGGACGGCATCGTCGTAGGCCACGGCACCGATACCATGCACCACACCGCGGCGGTCCTATCGTTCATGGTGCAGAACCCCCCCGTCCCCATCGTCCTCGTCGGCAGCCAGCGCTCCAGCGACCGCCCCTCCTCCGACGCCGCGCTCAACCTCATCCACGCCGTCAAGGCCGCCGCGGAATCGGACATCGCCGAGATAATGGTATGCATGTTCGGGCCTACCTCGGACATCTACGGCCTCCTCCACCGCGGCACCCGCGTCCGCAAGATGCACTCGTCCTACCGGTCGACCTTCCGCACCATCGCCGACGTCCCTCTAGCGACGGTGGACCGCGAGTGCATCACGCCGCTGCGCGACGACTACGCCCGCCGCCGCCCGGGCGACCGCAAATGCGTCCTGAACACCGCCTTCGAAGAACGAGTGGCGCTTATATATTATTACCCCAACATGCACCCCGACATCTTCGACGCGCTCGTCGACCTGGGCTACCGCGGCATCGTCATCGCCGGGACCGGCCTGGGCCACGTCAACAAGCCCTGCTATCCGGCGCTCAAGCACGCCCGGGAGGCCGGCGTCGCCGTCTATATGACGGTTCAGACGCTGTGGGGTTACGTCCACATGGACGTCTACGAGACGGGGCGCGATATGCAAACCCTAGGCGTCATCCCGGCCGAGAATATGCTGCCCGAAGTCGCGTACGTCAAGCTGTGCTGGGCGCTGGGCCAGACCGACGACCTCGACGAAGTCAAGCGGATAATGCTCACCCCGGTCGCCGGCGAAATCACCGCCCGGGAACCCACCAACGGCTACCTCATCCTCCAGGGCGGCCTACCCGAGGTCGAGGAGTTCATCAGCGGCCACTGGAAATAG
- a CDS encoding prenyltransferase/squalene oxidase repeat-containing protein, translated as MEPLTKASEYVIGAGKAYHLLELSLAGVDVPRALADLVAEITGSQNDDGSFVGTRATGEPGSVPVTAGVVEILAREGAADAATKGAAWLAAMQRPDGGFCENPALAADLKPEWDWFSAQNAVTWITGDAIVALAAVGVFDKNITLARNFLLRTRNKDGGWPGQVAPDYPDRTDLWTIPGVVRGLLAAGIAPNHDAFAGLSAALARQKERWRNPVENPLPAFLALGRRGTDGDVQECLKLLAQTQNDDGGWPYLAGDESHPDPTTAVVALLAKYRLSLPA; from the coding sequence ATGGAACCGCTTACGAAAGCGTCGGAATACGTCATCGGGGCTGGGAAGGCATATCACCTTCTCGAGCTCAGCCTCGCCGGCGTCGACGTACCGCGAGCCCTGGCCGACCTCGTCGCCGAAATCACCGGCTCCCAAAACGACGACGGCTCCTTCGTCGGCACGCGCGCCACAGGGGAACCGGGGAGCGTCCCCGTCACCGCCGGCGTGGTGGAAATACTCGCCCGGGAGGGCGCCGCCGACGCCGCGACGAAGGGCGCGGCCTGGCTCGCGGCGATGCAGCGGCCCGACGGCGGCTTCTGCGAGAACCCGGCGCTGGCGGCCGACCTCAAACCGGAATGGGATTGGTTCTCGGCCCAAAACGCGGTGACGTGGATAACGGGCGACGCGATCGTGGCGCTCGCGGCCGTAGGCGTTTTCGATAAAAATATTACCCTCGCCCGGAATTTCCTGTTGCGGACGCGTAACAAGGACGGCGGTTGGCCGGGGCAGGTGGCGCCGGACTACCCGGACCGGACGGACTTGTGGACCATCCCGGGCGTCGTGCGGGGCCTCCTGGCGGCGGGGATCGCCCCCAACCACGACGCCTTCGCCGGCCTATCCGCAGCGCTGGCCCGTCAGAAGGAACGCTGGCGCAACCCGGTCGAAAATCCGCTGCCGGCCTTCCTCGCCCTCGGCCGGCGCGGGACCGACGGCGACGTCCAAGAATGTTTAAAGTTACTGGCCCAAACGCAAAACGACGACGGCGGTTGGCCGTACCTCGCGGGCGACGAATCGCATCCCGACCCGACAACGGCCGTCGTCGCGCTGCTCGCGAAGTATAGGCTCTCGTTACCCGCTTGA
- a CDS encoding saccharopine dehydrogenase C-terminal domain-containing protein, protein MRAVIIGAGRMAEAVLRDFATHGPFDEVTVADVDAARAEELARARGGGLARAVAVDAGDEEAAARVIAGHDVCASAAPYRYNLTLARAAIAAGAHFVDMGGNNDVVAAELALDGDAKAAGVTVVPDMGLAPGMTNVLAAALISGFDDVRDVHLRVGGLPRDPQPPLGYALVFSVYGLINEYAEPCLILKDGDVATAPPLTGVEEFEFPPLGRLEAFHTSGGSSTLPHTYRGLVRELDYKTIRYPGHSAAVKPLFDLGLASEEEVSVGGVRFKPRDVLAERLASVLPEGEDDVVLVRCWAAGTARGEEKAASLELVDYADAASGLTAMQRTTGFPVAVAAATLASGGAKKAGAFPPEVALEPGPFIAALRERGLDIRYGGLKANG, encoded by the coding sequence ATGCGCGCCGTAATCATAGGCGCGGGCCGGATGGCCGAAGCGGTACTGCGCGATTTCGCGACCCACGGGCCGTTCGACGAGGTGACCGTCGCCGACGTGGACGCCGCGCGCGCGGAGGAGCTCGCGCGCGCGCGGGGAGGCGGCCTGGCGCGGGCCGTCGCGGTCGACGCCGGCGACGAGGAAGCCGCGGCTCGAGTAATCGCCGGCCACGACGTATGCGCGTCCGCGGCGCCGTACCGATATAACCTCACCCTCGCCCGAGCCGCTATAGCGGCCGGCGCCCACTTCGTCGATATGGGCGGCAACAACGACGTCGTCGCCGCCGAGCTCGCGCTGGACGGGGATGCGAAGGCCGCGGGCGTGACCGTCGTCCCGGATATGGGCCTGGCGCCGGGGATGACGAACGTTCTGGCCGCGGCGCTGATATCCGGGTTCGACGACGTTCGCGACGTGCACCTCCGCGTCGGCGGCCTGCCCCGCGACCCCCAACCGCCGCTCGGCTACGCCCTCGTCTTCTCGGTATACGGCCTGATTAACGAATACGCCGAGCCGTGCCTGATATTAAAAGACGGCGACGTCGCGACGGCTCCGCCGCTAACCGGCGTCGAGGAATTCGAGTTTCCGCCGCTGGGCCGGCTCGAGGCGTTCCACACCTCGGGCGGCTCCTCGACGCTGCCGCATACGTACCGCGGCCTGGTGCGCGAGCTGGACTATAAAACGATAAGGTACCCGGGCCACTCCGCCGCGGTCAAACCGCTCTTCGACCTCGGCCTGGCGAGCGAGGAAGAAGTCTCCGTCGGCGGCGTACGGTTCAAACCCCGCGACGTGCTCGCCGAGCGCCTCGCCTCGGTCCTACCCGAAGGCGAAGACGACGTCGTGCTGGTAAGGTGTTGGGCTGCGGGCACGGCTCGAGGCGAGGAGAAGGCCGCGTCGCTCGAGCTGGTCGACTACGCCGACGCCGCGAGCGGCCTTACGGCGATGCAGCGGACCACCGGTTTCCCGGTCGCCGTGGCCGCGGCGACGCTGGCTTCCGGCGGCGCAAAAAAAGCCGGCGCCTTCCCGCCGGAAGTCGCGCTCGAGCCCGGGCCGTTCATAGCGGCGTTGCGGGAGCGGGGGTTGGATATCCGATACGGCGGACTTAAGGCCAACGGGTAA
- the gatE gene encoding Glu-tRNA(Gln) amidotransferase subunit GatE — protein MPAITNVKPFGTLADDDYREIGFRGGLEIHQQLLTASKLFCRCPAGLYSYDYDAKILRHMRPTLSEMGEYDGTALMEFKTRKNIIYRTKQKSCCTYEMDDTPPFDMDEESIDAGLKVSLLLNCNVVAEMHIIRKQYLDGSIPTGFQRTAIVGVEGYVPYRGRRIGIKQLAVEEDSCREVSDEGHERTYLTDRLGMPLIETVTHPDMETPWEIAEVGQLLRRLTRSTGLVRTGIGAAREDVNVSVAGGTRVEIKGVPRLKAIPRLVHNEAMRQRALLDIRAELKRRGITARSFRAAVEDVSGEFAKNARRPPGRAVLDGGRVYAVALRGYRGILGARTQETKHFVDEISDRVRVVACLDRLPNIFDDETSRRRMDGAIWRRLRRKLKTDRGDVVVLVWGPPADARLGADEVVLRAREATLGVPSDTRQALADGTNGFERILPGPDRMYPDTDRPPITISEERVAALAADLPEPIWAREERYREGGVPEDCIAPLAASRWVRTFEKAVNEYGVEAKFAATVFMHKLKGWRRRGRPVDELAEGDVERAFSLYGRGKITREGVVAALEAHVSRGVPLRRALNDLRHGREARERVAAAVKRVKRKVKRRRFPAGPAAVKRFAMGELMAEFRGLIPGAELAQIATEEISPAAG, from the coding sequence ATGCCCGCCATAACAAACGTCAAACCCTTCGGCACGCTAGCCGACGACGACTACCGCGAGATAGGCTTCCGCGGCGGCCTCGAGATCCACCAACAACTCCTGACCGCCTCCAAGCTCTTCTGCCGCTGCCCCGCGGGCCTTTACTCGTACGACTACGACGCCAAGATCCTGCGCCACATGCGGCCTACCCTCTCCGAAATGGGCGAGTACGACGGCACCGCGCTCATGGAATTCAAGACTCGCAAGAACATAATCTACCGCACCAAGCAGAAGAGCTGCTGCACCTACGAGATGGACGATACGCCCCCCTTCGATATGGACGAGGAATCCATCGACGCCGGCCTGAAGGTCTCGCTGCTGTTGAATTGCAACGTCGTCGCCGAGATGCACATCATCCGCAAACAATACCTCGACGGCTCCATCCCCACCGGTTTCCAACGTACCGCCATCGTGGGCGTCGAAGGTTACGTGCCGTATCGGGGCCGGCGCATCGGCATCAAACAGCTCGCGGTGGAGGAAGACTCTTGCCGCGAGGTGAGCGACGAGGGCCACGAACGGACCTACCTCACCGACCGCCTGGGCATGCCGCTCATCGAAACCGTTACCCACCCCGATATGGAGACGCCGTGGGAAATCGCCGAGGTGGGGCAACTCCTGCGCCGCCTCACCCGTTCCACCGGCCTCGTGCGCACCGGCATCGGCGCGGCCCGCGAGGACGTAAACGTGTCCGTCGCCGGCGGCACCCGCGTCGAGATCAAAGGCGTGCCGCGCCTCAAGGCCATACCGCGCCTCGTCCACAATGAGGCCATGCGGCAGCGGGCCCTACTCGACATACGCGCCGAGCTGAAGCGCCGAGGGATAACGGCCAGGTCTTTCCGAGCCGCGGTGGAGGACGTGTCGGGCGAATTCGCGAAAAATGCGCGCCGGCCCCCCGGCCGGGCCGTCCTGGACGGCGGCCGCGTCTACGCCGTGGCGCTCCGCGGTTACCGCGGCATCCTCGGCGCCCGCACCCAGGAGACCAAGCACTTCGTGGACGAGATATCGGACCGGGTACGCGTCGTAGCATGCCTCGACCGGCTGCCGAATATCTTCGACGACGAGACCTCGCGCCGTCGTATGGACGGAGCTATCTGGCGCCGCCTGCGCCGCAAGCTTAAAACCGACCGCGGCGACGTCGTCGTGCTGGTGTGGGGGCCGCCGGCCGACGCCCGCCTGGGCGCCGACGAGGTCGTACTCCGCGCGCGGGAGGCCACGCTGGGCGTGCCGTCCGATACGCGCCAGGCCCTGGCCGACGGCACCAACGGCTTCGAACGGATCTTGCCCGGGCCGGACCGGATGTACCCCGATACCGACCGGCCGCCCATCACAATATCGGAAGAACGCGTCGCCGCGCTGGCGGCGGACCTCCCGGAACCGATCTGGGCGCGCGAAGAGCGCTACCGGGAGGGGGGCGTCCCGGAGGATTGCATCGCGCCGCTCGCCGCGTCGCGTTGGGTCCGTACGTTCGAAAAAGCCGTAAACGAGTACGGCGTCGAGGCCAAATTCGCGGCCACGGTATTCATGCACAAGTTGAAGGGGTGGCGGCGGCGGGGGCGGCCCGTGGACGAGCTGGCCGAGGGCGACGTCGAAAGGGCGTTTTCCCTTTATGGCCGGGGAAAGATTACGCGGGAAGGCGTCGTCGCGGCGCTCGAGGCTCACGTGTCCCGCGGCGTGCCGCTGCGCCGCGCCCTCAACGACCTGCGACACGGCCGGGAAGCGAGGGAACGCGTCGCCGCCGCCGTAAAAAGAGTAAAACGAAAAGTCAAAAGACGCCGCTTCCCCGCCGGCCCCGCGGCGGTAAAGCGCTTCGCCATGGGCGAGCTAATGGCCGAGTTCCGGGGGCTGATACCCGGCGCCGAGTTGGCCCAAATCGCGACGGAAGAAATATCGCCGGCTGCTGGATAA
- a CDS encoding 3-dehydroquinate synthase family protein, translating to MYDIEVKHAGASYRVHGERGALARAGSLLREAAPDARRTFIVTDEHVRPLYLKALAPALERAGFAVRSAAVPAGDDAKSLAQLADLYRDFTAAVVSRSDVVVAFGGGSVCDVAGFAAATFKRGVPWAVVPTTLLAQLELCLGGDVGIDVDNLKNQVGTFHQPRAVIVDAELLATLPAKHLSAGLAEAVKYAVLGGEEAFAYLENNAPLLLRASVELDAVVERGLRYKASVLASRERGPGEYHLLELGRTLGRAFESASRFALNHGEALAVGLIYTALLSELRGEIATEAVIRVAALLRRFNLPTYLPTLNLDKTLEALVAGKPTAGGEIYVAMPRDIGQVIVEPVAVRTVAELLPQIHRLARSMP from the coding sequence ATGTACGATATAGAAGTCAAACATGCGGGCGCGTCGTACCGCGTACACGGCGAACGCGGCGCCCTCGCGCGCGCCGGCAGCCTCCTTCGCGAGGCCGCGCCGGACGCGCGCCGGACCTTCATCGTCACGGACGAACACGTCAGGCCGCTGTACCTCAAAGCGCTCGCCCCCGCGCTCGAGCGCGCGGGTTTCGCCGTCAGGTCCGCCGCCGTACCCGCGGGCGACGATGCCAAAAGCCTCGCCCAACTCGCGGACTTATACCGGGATTTCACCGCGGCGGTGGTCAGCCGGTCGGACGTGGTGGTGGCGTTCGGAGGCGGCAGCGTGTGCGACGTCGCCGGCTTCGCCGCGGCCACCTTCAAACGCGGCGTGCCCTGGGCCGTGGTCCCCACGACCCTTTTGGCCCAGCTCGAGCTGTGTCTGGGCGGCGACGTGGGCATCGACGTCGACAACCTAAAAAACCAGGTCGGTACGTTCCACCAACCGCGGGCGGTAATAGTCGACGCCGAGCTGTTGGCGACGCTGCCGGCCAAGCATCTCTCCGCCGGCCTCGCCGAAGCGGTAAAATACGCCGTACTCGGCGGCGAGGAAGCCTTCGCATATCTCGAAAACAACGCGCCGTTGCTTTTGCGGGCAAGCGTCGAATTGGACGCCGTCGTCGAGAGGGGCCTGAGGTATAAGGCTTCGGTGCTGGCCTCGAGAGAACGCGGCCCCGGCGAATACCACCTCCTCGAGCTGGGGCGTACGCTGGGCCGCGCCTTCGAGAGCGCGAGTCGGTTCGCCCTTAACCACGGCGAGGCGTTGGCCGTGGGCCTGATATACACCGCTCTCCTCTCGGAGCTGCGAGGCGAAATCGCGACCGAGGCCGTCATACGCGTCGCGGCGCTTCTGCGGCGCTTTAACCTCCCCACTTACTTGCCCACTTTAAACCTGGATAAAACGCTCGAGGCGCTGGTCGCCGGAAAGCCGACGGCGGGCGGCGAAATTTACGTGGCTATGCCGCGTGATATCGGACAAGTCATCGTGGAACCCGTCGCCGTACGCACCGTGGCCGAGCTCCTTCCGCAGATCCACCGCCTGGCCCGGAGTATGCCGTAG
- a CDS encoding glycosyltransferase family 2 protein, translated as MVKKLENVKPSITVIFPAFNEEANVVASVEGAREALATRHGDFEIVVVDDGSTDRTPALADELAVKYAEVKAIHHDRNYKLGRTLRTGFAAATKDLVFYTDADLPIDFRDVHRGVDLLLRDGADVVAGYRLERGDSWWRSIYSVAYNRLINALFRLGVQDVNFSYKLFTKKALQKLPLTSEGSFIDAEMLARAKLAGLRVTPLGVHYFPRRAGRSTLASPGVILKILAEMSRFWWRAWRPRSRRAD; from the coding sequence ATGGTAAAAAAGCTCGAAAACGTCAAACCCTCGATAACCGTAATATTCCCCGCCTTCAACGAGGAGGCCAACGTCGTCGCGTCGGTGGAGGGCGCGCGCGAGGCGCTGGCGACGCGCCACGGGGATTTCGAGATCGTCGTTGTGGACGACGGCTCGACGGACCGGACGCCGGCGCTGGCCGACGAGCTCGCGGTCAAATACGCCGAGGTAAAAGCGATACACCACGACCGCAATTACAAGCTGGGCCGGACGCTGCGCACCGGCTTCGCCGCGGCCACCAAGGACCTCGTCTTCTACACCGACGCCGACCTCCCCATAGACTTCCGCGACGTCCACCGCGGCGTCGATTTACTGCTCCGGGACGGTGCCGACGTCGTGGCGGGCTACCGGCTCGAGCGCGGCGACAGCTGGTGGCGCAGCATATATTCGGTCGCGTATAACCGATTGATTAACGCGCTCTTCCGGCTGGGCGTGCAGGACGTCAACTTCTCGTACAAGCTGTTCACCAAAAAGGCCTTGCAAAAGCTTCCGCTGACGTCGGAGGGGTCCTTCATTGACGCGGAAATGCTCGCCCGGGCGAAGTTGGCGGGATTGCGCGTTACCCCGCTCGGCGTCCACTACTTCCCCAGGCGCGCCGGGCGGTCGACCCTCGCGTCGCCGGGAGTTATCTTGAAAATATTGGCCGAAATGAGCCGGTTTTGGTGGCGGGCGTGGCGACCCCGGAGCAGGCGTGCGGACTAA